In the Rhizobium sp. N324 genome, one interval contains:
- a CDS encoding LysR family transcriptional regulator, translating to MEITDSGVKIRHLQILREVMRAGSERLAAQMLRITQPAVSQNIKQLEETVGFALFRRENNRLIPTVKAWEFLRTIDAAFAGLDRIGPSIDFLRSNDTRMIGIAAPSAFSFATLPKVVKRLRERSRSYAVQVKTGTYQQIADHVLNGRSDLGISRLPLDERILDWMPVGSATNVCLFPVNHRFAAQQLVTAEDLAGEAIIDIDPQFASHQMSVNALRYMGTAPDIAVEYDANGNDIGYVMAGIGVSITNEIIASEYAEFDVAFREFQPGATYHYVVVWQKDRKLSDSLRFALEEIVAALTDRAA from the coding sequence ATGGAAATCACCGACTCCGGAGTGAAGATCCGCCACCTTCAAATATTGCGGGAGGTTATGCGCGCCGGCTCGGAAAGGCTCGCAGCGCAGATGTTGCGAATAACCCAGCCGGCGGTCAGCCAAAACATCAAGCAGCTAGAGGAGACTGTCGGCTTCGCACTCTTCCGCCGGGAAAACAACAGGTTGATCCCCACCGTCAAGGCATGGGAATTTCTACGCACAATCGACGCGGCGTTTGCCGGACTTGATCGGATCGGACCGTCAATCGACTTCCTGCGGAGCAACGATACGCGAATGATCGGCATCGCGGCGCCAAGCGCTTTCTCCTTCGCGACCTTGCCGAAAGTGGTCAAAAGGCTTCGGGAGAGAAGCCGCTCTTACGCCGTTCAGGTGAAAACAGGAACCTATCAGCAAATTGCAGATCATGTGTTAAACGGCCGCTCGGATCTTGGCATCTCCCGATTGCCTCTTGATGAGCGCATTCTTGATTGGATGCCGGTCGGCTCAGCCACCAACGTATGTCTTTTCCCGGTCAACCATCGATTTGCGGCACAGCAGCTTGTTACTGCCGAAGATCTTGCCGGTGAGGCGATCATCGACATCGACCCGCAATTTGCCTCTCACCAAATGAGCGTCAATGCCCTTCGGTATATGGGAACCGCTCCTGACATCGCCGTGGAATATGACGCCAATGGCAATGACATTGGCTATGTCATGGCAGGGATCGGCGTCTCGATTACGAACGAGATTATTGCGAGCGAATATGCTGAATTCGACGTTGCATTCCGCGAATTTCAGCCAGGGGCAACATATCACTACGTCGTCGTTTGGCAAAAAGATCGAAAGCTGAGTGATAGCCTAAGATTTGCATTGGAAGAGATAGTCGCGGCTTTGACAGATCGGGCTGCTTGA
- a CDS encoding IS3 family transposase (programmed frameshift), with protein sequence MKRNRFTDEQIIGILKEHETGTPVLELCRKHGVSDASIYKWKAKFGGMEVSEAKRLKTLEDENTKLKRLLADAMLDNAALKDLFGKEVVTPAAKRRAVAHLVDQHQMSERRACKAIGYCRMTIRYETRRGDDHDLRDRMKALAHERRRFGYRRLHVLLRREGHLVNHKRLFRLYREEKLAVRKRGGRKRAIGTRAPMLIPMAANDRWSLDFVSDQFTDGRRFRVLTVVDDCTRECLALVADTSLSGLRVARELDRIIEGRGKPKMIVSDNGSEFTSNAILQWTDRTKVEWHYIAPGKPIQNAFIESFNGRLRDEFLNETLFSSLAYARSALSNWCSDYNDHRPHSGLGWLTPAEFAQTINPRRDAVLRSRNGSAPQPAATAANTATQNRRSELKTG encoded by the exons ATGAAGCGCAACCGTTTCACAGACGAACAGATCATCGGGATTCTGAAGGAGCACGAGACTGGCACGCCGGTCTTGGAGCTTTGCCGCAAACACGGTGTCAGCGATGCCAGCATCTATAAATGGAAAGCGAAGTTCGGCGGCATGGAAGTGTCGGAAGCCAAACGGCTGAAGACGCTGGAGGACGAAAACACAAAGCTGAAGCGGCTTCTGGCAGATGCCATGCTCGACAATGCCGCTTTGAAAGACCTTT TTGGGAAAGAAGTGGTGACGCCCGCAGCAAAGCGGCGAGCTGTCGCGCATCTGGTTGATCAACATCAGATGAGCGAACGGCGGGCGTGTAAAGCCATCGGCTATTGTCGGATGACGATCCGTTACGAAACCAGGCGCGGTGACGACCATGACCTTCGCGATCGGATGAAGGCGCTGGCCCATGAACGCCGCCGCTTTGGCTATCGACGTCTTCATGTGCTGCTCAGACGTGAGGGACATCTTGTGAACCACAAGCGGCTCTTCCGGCTCTATCGAGAGGAAAAGCTGGCCGTGCGCAAGCGCGGCGGCCGCAAGCGAGCGATAGGCACACGAGCGCCGATGCTGATCCCGATGGCAGCCAATGATCGCTGGTCGTTGGACTTCGTGTCGGATCAGTTCACCGATGGGCGCAGGTTCCGAGTGCTGACCGTGGTCGATGATTGCACCAGGGAGTGCCTGGCGCTCGTCGCCGATACGTCCCTTTCCGGCCTGCGGGTTGCTCGTGAGTTGGACCGGATCATCGAGGGGCGAGGCAAACCGAAGATGATCGTCAGCGACAATGGCAGTGAGTTCACCAGCAACGCGATCCTGCAATGGACGGATCGGACCAAGGTGGAATGGCACTACATCGCGCCCGGCAAGCCGATCCAGAACGCCTTCATCGAAAGCTTCAATGGGCGGCTGCGAGACGAGTTCCTGAATGAAACGCTCTTCTCGTCACTGGCGTATGCTCGGTCAGCGCTTTCAAACTGGTGCAGCGATTACAACGATCATCGACCGCATTCCGGCCTCGGCTGGCTGACACCGGCCGAGTTCGCCCAGACCATCAACCCGCGACGTGATGCGGTGCTGCGCAGCCGGAATGGCTCCGCACCGCAACCCGCCGCTACCGCCGCAAATACAGCAACCCAAAACCGTCGGAGCGAACTCAAAACTGGATAA
- a CDS encoding helix-turn-helix domain-containing protein produces MALVIHWQGGDHTRMTVKKNKIGQTRWAVKADVVDLVRNLARQLPDLSIAAILNRSGKRTGHGASWTRSHVCSLRNIHGISVYREGERAERGERTLDEAADILKVSRATAYRMVSSGVLPARQLCTGAPWIIQLYISRKCRASATFVRFVVIGTFCSPVSPSNTHQPALNPPIDKRNDLLGASEQLAWCLLIPGYSGRKQSALCRFMKRTERRSPDRSSSDPRSTKRPCIVRRRKGSIPMSQLATNSKRRKMQ; encoded by the coding sequence TTGGCGCTCGTCATTCATTGGCAGGGTGGCGATCACACCCGGATGACGGTGAAGAAAAACAAGATCGGCCAGACCCGCTGGGCAGTTAAGGCTGATGTTGTCGATCTCGTTCGCAACTTGGCGAGGCAGTTGCCCGATTTGTCGATCGCAGCGATCTTGAATCGATCCGGCAAGCGGACAGGGCATGGCGCCAGCTGGACGCGAAGCCACGTCTGCAGTCTTCGCAACATCCACGGCATCTCCGTCTATCGAGAAGGTGAACGGGCCGAACGCGGTGAGAGAACCCTCGACGAGGCCGCCGACATTCTAAAGGTGAGTCGAGCTACCGCCTACCGGATGGTCAGCAGCGGTGTCCTTCCCGCTCGCCAGTTATGCACCGGAGCGCCGTGGATCATCCAGCTTTACATTTCTCGCAAATGTCGGGCATCCGCCACTTTTGTCAGGTTTGTCGTGATTGGAACGTTTTGTTCGCCGGTCTCTCCGTCAAATACACATCAACCTGCCCTCAACCCGCCCATCGATAAACGAAATGATCTTCTTGGCGCGTCGGAGCAGTTGGCATGGTGTTTGCTGATCCCTGGTTACAGCGGCAGAAAGCAGTCTGCATTATGCCGGTTCATGAAACGAACGGAACGGAGGTCACCTGACCGTTCGTCATCGGATCCGCGTTCTACCAAGCGGCCATGCATAGTCCGCCGGCGGAAGGGGTCAATCCCGATGTCACAGCTTGCAACCAACTCAAAGAGAAGGAAAATGCAATGA
- a CDS encoding phasin — protein sequence MTKISERSFETIENPASSPLKVPDQFGASVEKGNKKVTEAFLKFASGAEATQKMLPPILETTSLFGNELWWKTIAALQADAEAGFSHLQALLGANSPSQILEQQSTFFRKRVETSLQHAKEVRVLSSRAVEEISKPVKDAFDKVLTDLKAT from the coding sequence ATGACCAAGATTTCCGAAAGATCCTTTGAAACGATCGAAAACCCGGCGTCATCGCCGCTCAAGGTGCCAGATCAGTTCGGCGCATCTGTTGAAAAGGGGAACAAGAAGGTGACAGAGGCTTTTTTGAAATTTGCGTCCGGCGCTGAAGCGACACAGAAAATGCTGCCTCCGATCCTCGAAACGACAAGTCTGTTCGGCAACGAATTGTGGTGGAAGACGATCGCTGCACTGCAAGCCGACGCCGAGGCCGGCTTCTCACATTTGCAAGCTTTGCTGGGCGCGAATTCGCCGTCGCAGATCCTCGAACAGCAGTCGACCTTTTTCCGCAAGCGGGTTGAGACAAGTTTGCAGCACGCCAAGGAAGTCCGGGTGCTCTCAAGCAGGGCGGTGGAGGAAATCTCAAAGCCGGTCAAGGATGCTTTTGACAAGGTGCTGACGGACCTCAAGGCGACGTAA